From a single Miscanthus floridulus cultivar M001 chromosome 8, ASM1932011v1, whole genome shotgun sequence genomic region:
- the LOC136470781 gene encoding RNA polymerase II C-terminal domain phosphatase-like 4 — MKQKQGGNDDDAPRCPPHPGFVGGLCFLCGEKEETERGAPGVAVGHETMKQGGDGDGNDDEARCVKEEDTEGGSPGAAVGHGMMKEEGDDHGNDDAPRCPPHPEFVLGLCYRCGATEEDAGGSASGITVANIDEAQVLPALAAATSIASPSDMATLKRERKLILVLDLDHTLLNSTRLQDLSAQEQRNGFTPYTGDELHMELFRLEYSDNVRMLVKLRPFVRGFLEQASSMFEMHVYTLGRQGYAKSVIDLLDPDGVYFGGRFVSRKESTQRDMKSLDVIPDADPAAVVILDDTDGAWPGHQDNLILMDRYHYFASTCRKFGYDIPSLAEQGRDEREQDCSLAVVLGVLERIHKAFFDGDRADVRDVIREVRRQVLSECTVVFSYLEEYMEDFPEDTLMRTLAERLGAACQKDVDETVTHVVAEDPGTQKAQWAREHGKFLVNPEWIKAVSFRWRRVDERGFPVTARES; from the coding sequence atgaagcaaaagcaaggAGGAAACGACGACGACGCCCCGCGCTGCCCCCCGCATCCTGGGTTCGTCGGCGGGCTCTGCTTCCTGTGCGGGGAGAAGGAGGAAACGGAAAGAGGTGCTCCCGGAGTCGCCGTTGGTCACGAGACGATGAAGCAAGGAGGAGACGGCGACGGCAACGACGACGAAGCGCGCTGCGTTAAGGAGGAGGACACGGAAGGAGGTTCTCCCGGAGCCGCCGTTGGGCACGGGATGATGAAGGAAGAAGGCGACGACCACGGCAACGACGACGCCCCGCGCTGCCCCCCGCACCCTGAGTTCGTCCTGGGTCTCTGCTACCGATGCGGGGCGACGGAGGAGGACGCGGGAGGAAGCGCCTCCGGAATCACGGTCGCGAACATCGACGAGGCCCAAGTCCTGCCTGCTTTGGCGGCGGCGACGAGCATTGCGAGCCCGTCCGACATGGCGACCCTCAAGCGCGAGAGGAAGCTGATCCTCGTCCTGGACCTGGACCACACGCTGCTCAACTCGACGAGGCTCCAAGACCTTTCCGCCCAGGAGCAACGCAACGGGTTCACGCCCTACACCGGGGACGAGCTCCACATGGAACTCTTCAGGCTGGAGTACTCCGACAACGTTCGCATGCTCGTCAAGCTGCGGCCGTTCGTGCGAGGCTTCCTGGAGCAGGCGAGCTCCATGTTCGAGATGCACGTGTACACCTTGGGAAGACAGGGCTACGCGAAGTCGGTCATCGACCTTCTGGACCCGGACGGCGTCTACTTCGGCGGCAGGTTCGTGTCCAGAAAGGAGTCGACCCAGCGGGACATGAAGAGCCTCGACGTCATCCCGGACGCCGACCCCGCCGCGGTGGTGATCCTCGACGACACGGACGGTGCCTGGCCGGGGCATCAGGacaacctcatcctcatggacAGGTACCACTACTTCGCCTCCACTTGCCGCAAGTTCGGCTACGACATCCCCTCCCTGGCGGAGCAGGGCCGGGACGAGAGGGAGCAGGACTGCTCGCTGGCCGTGGTGCTGGGCGTCCTGGAGCGCATCCACAAGGCCTTCTTCGATGGCGACCGCGCGGACGTCAGGGATGTGATCAGGGAGGTGCGGCGCCAGGTGCTGTCCGAGTGCACGGTGGTGTTCAGCTATCTGGAGGAATATATGGAGGACTTCCCCGAGGACACCCTCATGAGGACGTTGGCCGAGCGGCTCGGTGCCGCCTGCCAGAAAGACGTCGACGAGACGGTCACCCATGTCGTTGCGGAGGATCCGGGGACCCAGAAGGCGCAGTGGGCGCGGGAGCACGGCAAGTTTCTCGTCAACCCGGAGTGGATCAAGGCGGTGAGTTTCCGCTGGCGCCGGGTAGACGAGCGAGGGTTCCCGGTGACCGCCCGTGAGAGTTGA